The proteins below are encoded in one region of Zerene cesonia ecotype Mississippi chromosome 26, Zerene_cesonia_1.1, whole genome shotgun sequence:
- the LOC119837058 gene encoding facilitated trehalose transporter Tret1-like: MQRNRIERTASKRWRGSVRRVIASSVYNLSCFTHGCSTGWVSGVLGNEALTGGAWLAALPCLVALPAAPMFAVLADVKGRKAGALCIGLSFIISWSLAAWCGARGVWVARVAAGAGGAGALALAPLYCAEIAPRTRGLAAMPALACSCGILFAYFAGGMLSAHALSLSMAVPPLLLLISLLWLPETPSFLINAGKIQEAAKVMCWFDGSDFREDLTDVIEQQEVRIRTSDSYGRRDVMRYDSDTFQPMLKRGSGLESTSDKRSERSEKSACRELFRQRGSRRALASCLVVVGAAAGSGAGAVNSFAAAVLRHSAHRLPALNATAYNFSIYNGTLPRHLFETSEAGSMLCGTALVLGAAVATVTVDKVGRKTLLLWSCSGIAFCLAILGVYCDPHFQINFYKHRLPYKKITKDKSIRERIDLPDNLTLYNDSFTNDTKAWYRIGLESNSTEDWKSVKFEHSVEKEELSIWLPVVLLSVVLFLYNIGLGSVPYVLISELFIVNVRSLASSFLITWMWLSNFLVLRYYGTIAFSLGLHATYYICSSITLLGAGYIYLTLPETKGKSQSQIEDSLSGPWLLPLGRKKNDR; encoded by the exons aCAATCTTTCCTGTTTCACCCACGGCTGCAGTACAGGTTGGGTATCAGGAGTACTAGGGAATGAGGCGTTGACAGGAGGTGCGTGGCTCGCGGCACTGCCTTGCCTCGTGGCGTTGCCCGCGGCACCGATGTTCGCGGTGCTTGCTGATGTGAAAGGGCGCAAGGCTGGCGCGCTCTGTATAGGTCTTAGTTTTATT ATAAGCTGGTCACTCGCGGCATGGTGCGGCGCGCGGGGGGTGTGGGTCGCGCGGgtggcggcgggcgcggggggcgcgggggcTCTGGCGCTGGCGCCGCTGTATTGCGCGGAGATAGCGCCCAGGACGAGGGGGCTGGCTGCTATGCCGGCTTTGGCTTGCAG TTGCGGCATACTTTTCGCGTATTTCGCGGGCGGGATGCTGTCAGCTCACGCTTTGTCGTTATCAATGGCAGTGCCGCCCCTCCTGCTGTTGATATCGTTGCTATGGTTACCAGAGACGCCATCATTCCTTATCAATGCTGGCAAGATACAG GAAGCGGCGAAAGTGATGTGCTGGTTCGACGGATCCGACTTCCGGGAGGACCTCACTGACGTCATCGAGCAACAAGAGGTGCGCATCCGGACGTCCGACAGCTACGGGCGCCGTGACGTCATGCGCTACGACTCCGACACCTTCCAGCCGATGCTGAAGAGGGGGAGCGGCTTGGAGTCCACGTCGGATAAGAGAAGTGAACGGAGTGAGAAGTCCGCTTGTAGGGAATTGT TCCGGCAGCGCGGGTCGCGGCGCGCGCTGGCGTCGTGCCTGGTGGTGGTGGGCGCGGCGGCCGGCAGCGGCGCGGGCGCCGTCAACAGCTTCGCCGCGGCCGTGCTGCGCCACTCCGCGCACCGCCTGCCCGCGCTCAACGCCACCGCCTACAATTTCTCCATTTACAATGG GACCTTACCGCGCCATCTTTTTGAAACGTCAGAAGCTGGATCGATGCTGTGCGGAACCGCTTTGGTGCTGGGAGCCGCTGTAGCCACCGTCACAGTCGATAAAGTTGGTCGAAAG ACCTTACTACTCTGGTCGTGTTCCGGCATTGCGTTCTGCCTTGCCATTCTGGGCGTCTACTGCGACCCACACTTCCAAATAAACTTCTATAAGCACCGCTTACCCTACAAGAAGATAACCAAAGACAAAAGTATCAGAGAAAGGATAGACCTTCCAGATAACTTAACATTATACAATGATTCATTCACCAATGACACAAAAGCCTGGTACAGGATTGGTCTAGAGTCTAATAGCACAGAGGATTGGAAATCCGTCAAATTCGAACACAGCGTAGAGAAAGAAGAGTTGTCAATATGGCTGCCGGTTGTCCTTCTATCTGTGGTATTGTTCTTATACAATATAGGCCTTGGATCAGTGCCTTATGTGTTGATATCGGAACTATTTATAGTTAAT GTTAGAAGCCTTGCATCAAGCTTCCTCATCACGTGGATGTGGCTCAGTAACTTCCTGGTCCTCCGATACTACGGAACCATCGCTTTCTCCCTCGGCCTCCACGCCACATACTACATCTGTTCATCCATCACCCTCCTGGGAGCTGGGTACATTTATCTTACTCTGCCAGAGACTAAAGGGAAATCACAGAGTCAAATCGAGGATTCTCTCAGTGGTCCCTGGTTGTTACCTTTGGGAAGGAAGAAAAACGATCGATGA